The following nucleotide sequence is from Paeniglutamicibacter kerguelensis.
CCTTCCTGATCGAGACCGCACCGAACCGAAAGGCCTTCTACTCCTCCTGGCAGGTTGCCGCGCAGGGCGCCTCGATGTTGCTGGCCTCGGCCTTCGGTTTTGCGCTGACCCAATGGCTCTCAACCGAGGCGCTGTATAGCTGGGGTTGGCGCGTACCGTTCTTCGTCGGTCTGCTGATCGGGCCGGTGGGCCTCTACATCCGCGCCAGGCTCGATGAAACGGAGGAATTCATCAAGGGCGAGAAGGAGCACGCGCCATTGAAGGTGCTGCTGGTCAACCACTACGGCCGCCTGCTGGCAGGTTCCGCTGTTATCGGCGTGGCCACCATCTCCGTCTACATGATTCTGTACATGCCGACATTCGCGGTGAAGAACCTTCACATTCCGGCCACCGCGGCATTCCTCGGCGGCGTTGTTGCCGGGTTGGTCGCGCTGGTCGGTGTTCCCTTCGTGGGCCACCTGGCCGATCGCGTGGGCCCCGCCAAAGTCATGACTTACGCGGCGATCGCCGCGCTCTTGCTCGCATGGCCGCTGTTCCAGCTCATGGTCACCAACCCGACGGTGCCGATGCTGATCATTGTCATTGCCCTGTTGGGTGTGCTCATGGCGTTCTACTTCGGTCCGCTGCCGGCGCTGCTATCTTCGATGTTCCCGTCGTCGATTCGTGGCAC
It contains:
- a CDS encoding MFS transporter produces the protein MADVITVTPQQLAAAKKAVISSSIGAALEWFDIIVYATFAVVIAENFYPESDGTFALMLTFATFAISYLIRPLGGMVLGSYADRKGRKNALTLTLLLMMLGTLIMAVAPTYAQVGVWGAVIILISRLVQGFSAGGEFGTATAFLIETAPNRKAFYSSWQVAAQGASMLLASAFGFALTQWLSTEALYSWGWRVPFFVGLLIGPVGLYIRARLDETEEFIKGEKEHAPLKVLLVNHYGRLLAGSAVIGVATISVYMILYMPTFAVKNLHIPATAAFLGGVVAGLVALVGVPFVGHLADRVGPAKVMTYAAIAALLLAWPLFQLMVTNPTVPMLIIVIALLGVLMAFYFGPLPALLSSMFPSSIRGTGLAVTYNVGVTLLGGIAPLVLTWLLSVTGSLNAPSLYYMAIAVISLVGLYFVRTRYNQR